Proteins from one Oncorhynchus tshawytscha isolate Ot180627B linkage group LG16, Otsh_v2.0, whole genome shotgun sequence genomic window:
- the LOC112215767 gene encoding transcription cofactor vestigial-like protein 4 isoform X1 translates to MLYTRMDLLNYQFLDKMNNNIGRLHYEAESSLTGESRIPSLPSAMTNMRTGPPPICPSKRKYGEEQVDDRIDCDNDHMTKMSRLFAAQLGRPAGGDNRSDPWSLGHSPVEHITSSSNGLHDNHMYASIPSYGLDQPLALTKNSLESGLGGAERPAMPGPVDRPQNRPSVITCAPASNRNCYRSHCHKSHSPSPPIDQRKANANIAVDPVIEEHFRRSLGKNYKEPEPISNSVSITGSVDDHFAKALGKTWLQIKAKGPGGGPHSPEANS, encoded by the exons ATGCTTTACACGAGAATGGACCTGTTGAACTATCAgttcctggacaaaatgaacaacaATATCGGGAGACTACACTACGAAG CTGAATCTTCTCTTACAGGTGAGTCCAGGATTCCCTCGCTGCCCTCTGCAATGACCAACATGAGGACCGGTCCTCCCCCCATCTGCCCCAGCAAAAGGAAGTATGGCGAGGAGCAAGTGGATGACCGCATTGACTGTGACAATGACCACATGACCAAAATGAGCAGACTGTTTGCTGCTCAACT GGGACGGCCTGCCGGTGGAGACAACCGCAGCGATCCTTGGAGCCTTGGACACAGCCCTGTGGAGCACATCACTTCCTCCTCCAATGGTCTCCATGACAACCACATGTATGCCTCCATCCCCTCCTATGGCTTGGACCAGCCCCTGGCTCTGACTAAAAACAGCCTGGAATCTGGACTGGGTGGCGCAGAGAGGCCTGCCATGCCCGGCCCTGTGGACAGACCACAG aaTCGTCCCTCTGTGATCACCTGTGCTCCTGCAAGCAATCGCAATTGCTACCGGTCTCACTGCCACAAGTCTCACAGTCCCAGCCCACCCATCGATCAGAGGAAGGCCAATG CTAACATTGCCGTCGACCCTGTGATCGAAGAGCACTTCCGCCGCAGCCTGGGGAAGAACTACAAGGAGCCCGAACCCATCTCCAACTCTGTGTCCATCACAGGCTCTGTGGATGACCACTTTGCCAAGGCCTTGGGGAAGACCTGGCTCCAGATCAAGGCCAAGGGGCCAGGGGGAGGCCCCCACAGTCCAGAGGCCAACTCCTGA
- the LOC112215767 gene encoding transcription cofactor vestigial-like protein 4 isoform X2, with protein sequence MLYTRMDLLNYQFLDKMNNNIGRLHYEGESRIPSLPSAMTNMRTGPPPICPSKRKYGEEQVDDRIDCDNDHMTKMSRLFAAQLGRPAGGDNRSDPWSLGHSPVEHITSSSNGLHDNHMYASIPSYGLDQPLALTKNSLESGLGGAERPAMPGPVDRPQNRPSVITCAPASNRNCYRSHCHKSHSPSPPIDQRKANANIAVDPVIEEHFRRSLGKNYKEPEPISNSVSITGSVDDHFAKALGKTWLQIKAKGPGGGPHSPEANS encoded by the exons ATGCTTTACACGAGAATGGACCTGTTGAACTATCAgttcctggacaaaatgaacaacaATATCGGGAGACTACACTACGAAG GTGAGTCCAGGATTCCCTCGCTGCCCTCTGCAATGACCAACATGAGGACCGGTCCTCCCCCCATCTGCCCCAGCAAAAGGAAGTATGGCGAGGAGCAAGTGGATGACCGCATTGACTGTGACAATGACCACATGACCAAAATGAGCAGACTGTTTGCTGCTCAACT GGGACGGCCTGCCGGTGGAGACAACCGCAGCGATCCTTGGAGCCTTGGACACAGCCCTGTGGAGCACATCACTTCCTCCTCCAATGGTCTCCATGACAACCACATGTATGCCTCCATCCCCTCCTATGGCTTGGACCAGCCCCTGGCTCTGACTAAAAACAGCCTGGAATCTGGACTGGGTGGCGCAGAGAGGCCTGCCATGCCCGGCCCTGTGGACAGACCACAG aaTCGTCCCTCTGTGATCACCTGTGCTCCTGCAAGCAATCGCAATTGCTACCGGTCTCACTGCCACAAGTCTCACAGTCCCAGCCCACCCATCGATCAGAGGAAGGCCAATG CTAACATTGCCGTCGACCCTGTGATCGAAGAGCACTTCCGCCGCAGCCTGGGGAAGAACTACAAGGAGCCCGAACCCATCTCCAACTCTGTGTCCATCACAGGCTCTGTGGATGACCACTTTGCCAAGGCCTTGGGGAAGACCTGGCTCCAGATCAAGGCCAAGGGGCCAGGGGGAGGCCCCCACAGTCCAGAGGCCAACTCCTGA